The Macaca fascicularis isolate 582-1 chromosome 11, T2T-MFA8v1.1 genome includes a region encoding these proteins:
- the GALNT6 gene encoding polypeptide N-acetylgalactosaminyltransferase 6 isoform X2 yields MILKHLKEKLEQYVKQLQVVKVVRQEERKGLITARLLGASVAQAEVLTFLDAHCECFHGWLEPLLARIAEDKTVVVSPDIVTIDLNTFEFAKPVQRGRVHSRGNFDWSLTFGWETLPPHEKQRRKDETYPIKSPTFAGGLFSISKSYFEHIGTYDNQMEIWGGENVEMSFRVWQCGGQLEIIPCSVVGHVFRTKSPHTFPKGTSVIARNQVRLAEVWMDSYKKIFYRRNLQAAKMAQEKSFGDISERLQLREQLHCHSFSWYLHNVYPEMFVPDLTPTFYGAIKNLGTNQCLDVGENNRGGKPLIMYSCHGLGGNQYFEYTTQRDLRHNIAKQLCLHVSKGALGLGSCHFTGKNSQVPKDEEWELTQDQLIRNSGSGTCLTSQDKKPAMAPCNPNDPHQLWLFV; encoded by the exons AACACCTAAAGGAGAAGCTGGAGCAGTACGTGAAGCAGCTGCAGGTGGTGAAGGTGGTGCGGCAGGAGGAGCGGAAGGGGCTGATCACTGCCCGGCTGCTGGGGGCCAGCGTGGCACAAGCGGAGGTGCTCACGTTCCTGGATGCCCACT GTGAGTGCTTCCACGGCTGGCTGGAGCCCCTCCTGGCTCGAATCGCTGAGGACAAGACAGTGGTGGTGAGCCCAGACATCGTCACCATCGACCTTAATACTTTTGAGTTCGCCAAGCCCGTCCAGAGGGGCAGAGTCCACAGCCGAGGCAACTTTGACTGGAGCCTGACCTTCGGCTGGGAAACACTTCCTCCACATGAGAAGCAGAGGCGCAAGGATGAGACCTACCCCATCAA ATCCCCGACGTTTGCTGGTGGCCTCTTCTCCATCTCCAAGTCCTACTTTGAGCACATCGGTACCTATGATAATCAGATGGAGATCTGGGGAGGGGAGAACGTGGAAATGTCCTTCCGG GTATGGCAGTGTGGGGGCCAGCTGGAGATCATCCCCTGCTCTGTCGTAGGCCATGTGTTCCGGACCAAGAGCCCCCACACCTTCCCCAAGGGTACTAGTGTCATTGCTCGCAATCAAGTGCGCCTGGCAGAGGTCTGGATGGACAGCTACAAGAAGATTTTCTATAGGAGAAATCTGCAGGCAGCAAAGATGGCCCAAGAG AAATCCTTCGGTGACATTTCGGAACGACTGCAGCTGAGGGAACAACTGCACTGTCACAGCTTTTCCTGGTACCTACACAACGTCTACCCAGAGATGTTTGTTCCTGACCTGACGCCCACCTTCTATGGTGCC ATCAAGAACCTTGGCACCAACCAATGCCTGGATGTGGGTGAGAACAACCGTGGGGGGAAGCCCCTCATCATGTACTCTTGCCACGGCCTTGGCGGCAACCAG TACTTTGAGTACACAACTCAGAGGGACCTTCGCCACAACATCGCAAAACAGCTGTGTCTACATGTCAGCAAGGGTGCCCTGGGCCTTGGGAGCTGCCACTTCACTGGCAAGAATAGCCAGGTTCCCAAGGACGAGGAATGGGAATTGACCCAG